The Calliphora vicina chromosome 3, idCalVici1.1, whole genome shotgun sequence genome contains a region encoding:
- the LOC135953990 gene encoding uncharacterized protein LOC135953990 — protein sequence MASDDRFEATSKKFRQRGQSIEAVSSSSSNVSWIEVSPRPTIIFEQTQGTTTLSQSTSGQSSPVTPYISLFASPTLVFINLSSESSTKSEVTHIPYFSPKRSPESHVTKINQPKIEKSELSSPSSSSTSSSSTSSSSTSSSSTSSSSTSSSSTSTSPTSSITLSPKLPSNNSPPTYTPTTTPPCNRKDHFEDISSEPSFCSEIEPTTSSHIISQTVNISTEIDELAQMPQELQNKINKLLQTRKIGQRYKFLQQIGDRTYRVIVAKSGKVQAQLL from the exons atggcTAGCGATGATAGATTTGAGGCGACTTCCAAAAAGTTTCGCCAGAGAGGACA ATCCATAGAAGCAGTATCATCATCCTCATCGAACGTATCCTGGATAGAAGTGTCACCTAGACCTACAATAATTTTCGAACAAACACAAGGTACCACCACTTTATCGCAGAGTACATCGGGACAGTCGTCACCTGTCACACCATACATCAGCCTGTTTGCGTCACCCACCCTAGTTTTTATCAACCTCTCATCAGAAAGTTCCACAAAATCTGAAGTAACGCACATACCGTATTTTTCACCTAAAAGGTCACCAGAATCCCATGTAACCAAAATAAACCAGCCAAAAATAGAGAAGTCAGAATTATCATCGCCTTCATCATCATCTACTTCATCATCATCTACTTCATCATCATCTACTTCATCATCATCTACTTCATCATCATCTACTTCATCATCATCTACTTCAACATCACCAACATCATCTATAACTTTATCACCAAAATTACCATCAAATAACTCCCCACCAACATATACACCCACTACGACACCCCCATGCAATCGTAAAGATCATTTTGAAGACATCTCATCAGAGCCAAGTTTTTGCAGCGAGATTGAGCCCACCACATCATCACACATCATAAGCCAAACTGTTAACATATCCACAGAAATTGACGAGTTAGCACAGATGCCTCAAgaactacaaaataaaataaacaaattactcCAAACTCGAAAGATTGGTCAGCGCTACAAGTTTTTGCAGCAGATAGGAGACAGAACGTATCGGGTAATTGTGGCGAAGAGTGGAAAGGTTCAAGCCCAGCTATTATAG